The nucleotide sequence TTTGATAGTGAGTTCATCGTTATATTCTTTATTTACAGTATATTTGAGAAGTAATATCTTAAATGATTGATCTTAGCTCCACGGTGATCCTCTAGTGGGAGTCTTGAAAATCCGTTTGAGGACAGATAAGCCCATGCCTGTACAACCATACGACGGATTTCAACAGGTATGATGTTAAATATAAGCTAACTTGATGGATGTataatgcttttttaaataaatttaggCGTGTCGTGAGAAAATTGCATACTACTCCGATGAAACAGCGTTTTCCGGAAGCAACCAAAAATTGCCCTGTGTTTTGGGGTCGTTAAAGCTGTCAAGAGTAGAGTGGATGTCATTAGCTTTGGCGAAAGACAGTCCCTACACGGAGACGCTAAACTATTAGTACGTACACTGTCTGCTGTCGTATAAATATCAGTTGTTGAGTACTGATTTGTGCGTTAACtattttacagcattttgcgACTGATGAACAACGGTATACTGCAACGATTGAAATCAAAGTATCTCTACAAGTACGAGGAGTTGACCGATTCAAATCCGAATTACGTGACCTTGTGGGAGGTCATGCCGATCTTGGCTATCTGGTTGATCGGGGTCATCGCCGCGTTGCTTGTACTTTGTCTGGAAGTTCGAGTGCACAATTATTGTCGAAGCATTCCGAAACATCCGGTGGCGAAGAGCAATATCAAGCCTCGTATCTCTTGGAAGTGATGGACCTTTGTCGGATAGATCAGGACAATAATgtgattaaaagaaaaatgccTGGTGTGCTGAGAAGGTAATGAAGAATTACTCAAGAATTATATCATAGAATATcgatgtaataataatttaataaaatacgcagttttaaataaaaaattatctctAAAACTTCAGTCTACTTTCATTCCATTTTATGCCCGTCGTTTTCTGAAATCATATGTAAAAAGCTCTAATGTTCTGGTTTAGTCATCAAATCACTTAttactaaataaaattgatcGCGCTTATCTAAATAATCAGTGCCAATAAAGACTGAATTTAACGTAGATACCGCGCTAACAGTCATTCATGCAGCGAGTATTGATATGGTTTCATACTATCAATTACCTTATCAGTGAATACAATTCATTGGTCATTATGCGGATGCACAGCCGGACAAACCCGTCATTAGGTAAGTGCACGTACTGATTTTATTCTTGCGAAAAATAAGGAGAAAGTTGTTTAACAGTTGCTTATTGATCTCGACATTGCGCGTGTGAAATATTGTTGTTCATGCAGTAGGTCAAAGCCTGGTTTCGCACACGTGTCGTTTGTTGACGATGAAGTATTTATTGTTGTTGACTTTtgtgaatttaatttttaaagtcAATGGCATCGACGTTGATAAACGAGCGGTCCTCTTTGAAAAAGTTATTCCGTTGATTCAAGATATAATAAGCTTCTACAACTCGTTCGGCGTATATTTCGTTTTTGAGTCGCACATTGGtaaggtttttatttttcacaatCGTACTACCATTGATATTTTTCACTATGTAGTAGATGGCTTAAGCCTGAGAATTGTTTGCAGACGACTGCAACCTGGATTTGAAAACGTGGGAAAATACGGCCGTAAGGTGGCTGTCTCGCATGTACATAATGTCACAAGTGATCGATTACAATAACTTAGAAGAGATGAGTCAGAAACATCGTCGCGGATATTCTCGCTCGCCTCTATTTGTTATATTTGTCGAAGACACCAAAAGTCTTGAGCACTTTCGAAATTCGATCCGGAACTCTGATATTTCGGCCTACTCCTGGTTCGCGTTAATCGGGGAAAGTACCGGTATCGACTGCAAGAACCCCCAAGGCAATCCGCTTAATTTGAAAATGGACACGAGGATGATCGCTAATTGTCAAAAAAGTTGGAATATCATGAAGTACTACTCCATCTTCGAAAACACGACCGAGGCCGTGCAGTTGGCGGTTTGGGCACCTGGCTCACATTTGATTATCGAGAGCGATGATAACGTGCTGCAGGTCAAGAAGAATATGAAGGGTATAGCTCTCAGAGGAGCTGTCGTACGTATGATTTTTCCTTGttgcataattataattttatgattgaccagTCGATTCAAATACTATAATTCTATTTTGTTGCACATACAGCGACCAGCCACGTCGGCTGCGTACAATCAAAACTGGAAGAATTACCTTACAAAGTTAAAGGCAGAGTTGGAGAACGTCGCTAACTTTACAATCAACGTCACAGTAAATGATGACAGTTGCGGCTACCAAGACGAAGATACCAAAAAGTGGTTCGGTCTCATGAAGGCGATGTCCGAGAATAGGGCGGACATCGTGATAGCGCTACTCAGTATGTCTAATACTCGACTGCAGGTGGTCGACTTTACCATCCCTTTGATGACTACGCACGTCCACCTCTATGCTAGACTGCCTAATTCGACCAACATTCAATGGTCGGCTTATTTTCGAGTGGGTGTATTGATATTGATATtggattttttaagaaaataaatattacagtTTATGATCTTTGCTTAATTTACTTAATTTCAACATTATCTAGGTATTTGACAAATACTCGTGGATGGCATTAGGACTGACAGTACTGATTCTCTCAGCGGTATTGGGGTTGACGAAAAATAAGATGCAAAGACCTTATTTCAATTCCAGGACGTATTTAGAGAATTTCATCAACGTCTGGGGTATCTATACTCAACAAGGTCTACCAGGTATAATCTTCACTTCTTTTCAATGCAATTTAATGTGATTAAGGACAAAGCGCCTTTCAATCTGTTATATAGAACCACCAAACAACCAGGCAAGTCAAATGCTTTGTTTTTGGATCCTCCTATCGTCCTTGTTTATTAACGCTCTCTATTCGGCTTCCATAACCAGCTACATTACAGTCCTAACGACCGTCCTGCCGTTCTCCACAATCGATGAATTTTTGAATTCGGATTATCAACTCATCATCTTGAATGGCAGCCGAGGCGAAGATTTGATAGTGAGTTCTATTCTTTATTTACAGTATATTTGAGAAGTAATATCTTAAATGATTGATCTTAGCTCCACGGAGATCCTCTAGTGGGAGTCTTGAAAGAACATTTGAGGACTAACAAACCCATGCCTGTACAGCCATACGAAGGATTCCAACAGGTTAGTACGAAGTGAGCCAACTTAATTGATGTATAAtgcttttttaataatttaggcCTGTCGTGAGAAAATCGCTTTTTACTCTAACGAGGTCTCGTTCTCCGGAAGCAACCAAATATTGTCATGTGTTCTGGGCTCGCTACAGCTGCCAAGAATAGAGTGGATGTCATTAGCTTTGGCGAAAGACAGTCCCTACACGGAGACGCTAAACTATTAGTACGTACAATGTCTTCTGTCGTATAAATATCAGTTGTTGAGTACTGATTTGTGCGTTAACtattttacagcattttgcgACTGATGAACAACGGTATAATGCAACGATTGAAATCAAAGTATCTCTACAAGTACGAGGAGTTGACCGATTCAAATCCGAATTACGTGACCTTGTGGGAGGTCATGCCGATCTTGGCTATCTTGTTGATCGGGGTCATCACCGCGTTGCTTGTACTTTGTCTGGAAGTTCGAGTGCACAATTATTGTCGAAGCATTCCGAAACATCCGGCGGTGAAGAGCAATATCAAGCCTCGTATCGCTTGGAAGTGACTGACTTTTGATTGACGAACGTGCGCAGTAGCCAAATAGATCAGAACAAAATTATGTGattaaaagaatatatatgaaattttaaatttaaaatcatataataaCTGAATTGCTGTGTGGATTTAAGCACTGATTCCAGTATGATTGTTCACTGTCTTCTAGCAAAACGTATCAGGCTCTTTGTTAAATTTACTTGAGGATGTAGCAATTAAGCATATGTACAAAATTAAGAATGCAGGTATAACAAAGTCGTTACAATAAAACACAgccagtgtgtgtgtgtgtactgaCAAAGAAATAAGGATCCTGCttacaaaacgaaaaaataacaAACACTCGTCGGttatgttttaaaatttttatatttttccatttatttcgtatttattttaataaatcgaTACATTCAATCATGATTCAAACGCAGCCCATATACAATCATTGCATTTTATTCAAGAAATAGAGAAGAAATTAAGGTGATCTAGTGTTGTCCATATCGTAAAATGATGATCATGCAATTGTGGTTCTTCTTAATCGAAGTCATACACCGAACTGACGAAATTTCACACGTGTGTAATTTTTAACTCTTGTTTTGCATCCTATTATAACACAGATCTCGACGTCATAACTATTTAGCACTaacatttgaaatttttttccctTACACCTTAAAAATTACATCTCATGCCTTTACAACGTATGATCGGGCGTTCGCAACCCAATACATTGAAGAAAACAGAGCTTCTTTCGAAGCGACACACGTTCGCTTAAAAGGTACAGCGTTTTGCTTGCGTAATATttgcttcattttttttttatacaattctATATATTACAAAAACGAGTCGCACGACGTGTCGCGGCGCGCTGATCCTCAGCCGAGGCGTCGAGCTCGAGGTTCTTCCGTCTTAGAgactgtaaaaaaatataaaacatcgtcgataaaaaaattaatttaaaaaatgtacaatatAGTATATCCAGTAGCTTAAAACTACGAAAAACTTCGCGCTCGACCAACACAGGGGCCGTGCGAGGATCGAGCTCTCTAACGTGAGATCGAcgttaaaaatttgattaaaatacGAGGTGCGAtagctcgattttttttaaatttccttTTTACACGTGGCTTTATAGCGATTaacaaattctttttttttttttggttcttTCCTGCTTTCGCGCTGGACTCTGTTTTCTTTGTGGCTTTGGTGCTAATGCATACGCCGGATCCTCGAGCAGctgttattttaatttttttgtacaaaatgGAGATTGGTCTTGTTTACACGCGATGTATGGTACAAACGTCTTTGTCTAATGTACAATCGTTTTGCGGGCAGCGAACAACGTATTCACACAGTAAACTAATGTAGGTGTCGAAGTGTAAttggaatttgaaatttctagTCCAAATGTCAGCTTCATTtgagcgggaaatttgaaaCAGCAAACACACTTTAGCACCTTATCAACGAAAAAAACGTCGCGAACGCAATCTCTTAAAGATAAGGTCTGCCCGTGAAAGAATATTGGATTTCTGCTCGAGAATCCGCGAATCTTTATGGATCGAGGCTGCGAGTGCGGGTTTACCCGAGAAAGGCGCGTGTATGAGTCCGGTGAACAACTGCCTGTGGTGATATTAGAAGAAATTAAAGGGACGAGCGAACTCTGTTCGGGCGAGTCAAGAGGCTCCGCAGTCCAGAAGCTGTTGGCATCATCATAGAAAAAATTCGGAATCGCGATTTGTGTAATATGCTCTCCGGAGCTTCTTGATTCACCTATTATTGTATACATTGGTTACAGTGCCTGTGGCTGTGTTTTCGTATCTTTCAAAATGGTACATGGCTAATTCGATTCTCTCTATTTGATTTCCTATTAGATCTCAGCCGAGACTCGTGTATGTAATCCCTTTTATGTAATCCTTTAAATTTCTCTCTAGTTTCCTCCGCCTCACTTACAAAAGTACAGATTCAACTGCGCTGTGTTCGTCCTGAACGCAGTTTCGTCTTTActtcttatttttcattataatacaTTATACTTAGACCTCTAAATCCATGGAAGTGAAGCCCCCCGAAGCTGCCTCAGCGCCCAAGTGCCACGTCATTCGTTTACAGCGTGTGTATTTTTACAGTGAAAGCGCAATTCTTAAATTTGGTCGTatctctaattttaatttcgtACATAATCGCGTCGCTGGATCATTGACAAAAATCTCAGCGGTCGATAGCGGCGAGCTCTCGAGCTTGAAGAACTTCCACTCGAGCAAATCCAGGCATAACAAACATACTTTTGTTTTGGCTGGCGACCGAAGTCGAAGATTTGTACATCTCGTCAATGGTAGTTAAACTTGTTTAAAGTTTTGCTGTAATGATATGGTAAAGTGCGAATGATCAGCCACCAGAGATTTTATAATACTCATTAATAGTATATAAGTCTTAAAGTGCACAACCGAAATTGAAGTATGGAAATGTTTGTTACACTTGGATCCTATTGActcttttaataataaatttgtaaagaATGCACGTGGCACTGTGCAGGCAGGATCGCCTCAATTTTTTATCCACTATAACTTATATTCTtacattgttttttctttctctctgttttcTAGGGACTACGCATTATGCTTAGGAGTCTGGGTTATGAAGTATAGATACATTACAGTAGTTCCTTTATCTCTTATCTTAATCTTtctttcatttcattttatgCACATCGTTGTTCAAAATCATATAGAAAAGGTACTAAAAATTCCCTGGATCTGACGGAATTACATCTATTCACATCACTTAGAACATAGACATCGTTACAGTCGCTGATATAACCTTTGCTTTGcttcattttcatttataattaaattgaatAGTGACAATGAAAAAAAGATCACCTATCTAAATAATTAGTACTAAAAGTCTAAACTAAATGTAGATACCTCCATAACAATCATTCGTGCAGCGAGTAGCTTGAAAAAACtgtactttattatttattaaagttACGTATcgacggagaaaaaaattcaacatAT is from Nasonia vitripennis strain AsymCx chromosome 1, Nvit_psr_1.1, whole genome shotgun sequence and encodes:
- the LOC103315479 gene encoding uncharacterized protein LOC103315479; its protein translation is MKAMFEKKADIAVALLSISNSRLDQVDFTIRLMNSHTYLYARLPNSTNIQWSAYFRVFDKYSWITLGLTKNKMQRPYFNCRMFLDNFINVWGIYTQQGLPEPPNNTTTQILCFWVLLSSLFINALYSVSITSYITVLTTFLPFSTIGEFLKSDYQLIVLNASRDEDLILHGDPLVGVLKIRLRTDKPMPVQPYDGFQQACREKIAYYSDETAFSGSNQKLPCVLGSLKLSRVEWMSLALAKDSPYTETLNYYILRLMNNGILQRLKSKYLYKYEELTDSNPNYVTLWEVMPILAIWLIGVIAALLVLCLEVRVHNYCRSIPKHPVAKSNIKPRISWK
- the LOC103315526 gene encoding glutamate [NMDA] receptor subunit 1-like → MKYLLLLTFVNLIFKVNGIDVDKRAVLFEKVIPLIQDIISFYNSFGVYFVFESHIDDCNLDLKTWENTAVRWLSRMYIMSQVIDYNNLEEMSQKHRRGYSRSPLFVIFVEDTKSLEHFRNSIRNSDISAYSWFALIGESTGIDCKNPQGNPLNLKMDTRMIANCQKSWNIMKYYSIFENTTEAVQLAVWAPGSHLIIESDDNVLQVKKNMKGIALRGAVRPATSAAYNQNWKNYLTKLKAELENVANFTINVTVNDDSCGYQDEDTKKWFGLMKAMSENRADIVIALLSMSNTRLQVVDFTIPLMTTHVHLYARLPNSTNIQWSAYFRVFDKYSWMALGLTVLILSAVLGLTKNKMQRPYFNSRTYLENFINVWGIYTQQGLPEPPNNQASQMLCFWILLSSLFINALYSASITSYITVLTTVLPFSTIDEFLNSDYQLIILNGSRGEDLILHGDPLVGVLKEHLRTNKPMPVQPYEGFQQACREKIAFYSNEVSFSGSNQILSCVLGSLQLPRIEWMSLALAKDSPYTETLNYYILRLMNNGIMQRLKSKYLYKYEELTDSNPNYVTLWEVMPILAILLIGVITALLVLCLEVRVHNYCRSIPKHPAVKSNIKPRIAWK